The following are from one region of the Hymenobacter radiodurans genome:
- the pstA gene encoding phosphate ABC transporter permease PstA, translated as MSNMTRNRLLDRAFRLVGLVATLLGLLLLALFLLDILRTGLGRLNWQFLSALPSRFPARAGIYTALLGTVWIMVLTAFIAVPVGLAAGVYLEEYGRKSRWSALLEINITNLAGVPSVIYGLLGLHIFVRLLRMGSSVLAASCTLALLILPILIVATREAIRAVPKTLREASYALGATRWQTIWYQVLPASMGGILTGIILALSRAVGETAPLLVLGVLAYVPFAPKSPLDEFSALPVQIFNWISRPQQAFGLNAAAAIIVLLLITFGLNGLAIFLRNRWRRHLP; from the coding sequence ATGAGTAACATGACCCGAAACCGCCTGCTCGACCGCGCCTTCCGCCTGGTGGGCCTGGTGGCTACGCTACTCGGTCTGCTGCTGCTGGCCCTGTTTCTGCTCGATATTCTGCGCACGGGCCTAGGCCGCCTGAACTGGCAGTTTTTGAGTGCGCTTCCTTCACGTTTTCCCGCCCGGGCCGGCATTTACACGGCCCTGCTAGGCACCGTCTGGATTATGGTACTGACTGCTTTTATTGCTGTGCCGGTGGGCTTGGCGGCGGGCGTCTACCTGGAGGAATACGGCCGCAAAAGCCGCTGGTCGGCCCTGCTCGAAATTAATATTACCAACCTGGCCGGGGTTCCGTCGGTGATTTATGGCCTGCTAGGGCTCCATATTTTTGTCCGTCTGCTGCGCATGGGCAGCAGCGTGCTGGCCGCCAGCTGCACGCTGGCGCTGCTCATCCTGCCCATTCTCATTGTGGCCACCCGCGAGGCCATTCGGGCCGTGCCCAAAACCTTGCGCGAAGCCTCGTATGCGTTGGGCGCCACGCGCTGGCAAACCATCTGGTATCAAGTCCTGCCCGCCTCCATGGGCGGCATTCTGACGGGTATTATCCTGGCCTTGTCGCGGGCCGTAGGCGAAACGGCCCCGCTGCTCGTGTTAGGAGTGCTGGCCTACGTGCCGTTTGCCCCAAAAAGCCCCCTGGACGAGTTTTCGGCGCTGCCCGTCCAAATATTCAACTGGATTTCGCGCCCACAGCAGGCCTTCGGTCTCAACGCCGCCGCCGCTATTATTGTGCTGCTGCTCATTACGTTCGGGCTGAATGGCCTGGCTATATTTCTGCGTAACCGCTGGCGGCGGCATTTGCCCTAA
- the pstC gene encoding phosphate ABC transporter permease subunit PstC: MLAVEAAHFFREVPLGAFLTDTQWTPLFADKHFGILPLVAGTFLTTGVAIAVALPLGLIIAIYLNEYATVGFRNALKPLLEILAAVPTVVYGFFALTVVTPFLQRLLPGMAGFNALSAGSVMGIMILPLVSSLSEDALTAVPRSLREASYALGATRLQTALRVVVPAASSGITVSVILAISRAVGETMIVAIAAGQEPRLTANPLVPVETITTYIVQVSSGDVAYGTLEYDTIFAAGITLFVLTLVLNNLGYWFRQKFREQYE, translated from the coding sequence ATGCTCGCCGTGGAGGCCGCTCATTTTTTTCGGGAGGTGCCGCTGGGCGCGTTTTTGACCGATACGCAGTGGACGCCGCTTTTTGCTGACAAGCATTTCGGTATTCTGCCCTTGGTGGCGGGCACTTTTCTTACCACGGGCGTGGCCATCGCCGTGGCTCTTCCGCTAGGCCTCATCATTGCCATCTACCTCAATGAGTACGCAACGGTGGGCTTTCGCAACGCCCTGAAGCCCCTGCTCGAAATTCTGGCGGCGGTGCCCACCGTGGTTTATGGCTTTTTTGCTTTAACCGTAGTCACACCATTTTTGCAACGACTGCTACCCGGCATGGCGGGGTTTAATGCTTTGTCGGCCGGGAGCGTAATGGGCATCATGATCTTGCCCCTGGTTTCGTCGCTGAGCGAAGACGCGCTGACGGCCGTGCCCCGCTCCTTGCGCGAAGCCTCCTACGCGCTGGGCGCTACGCGTCTGCAAACCGCCCTGCGGGTGGTGGTTCCGGCCGCTTCGTCGGGCATCACCGTATCGGTCATCCTGGCCATTTCGCGGGCCGTAGGCGAAACCATGATTGTAGCCATTGCCGCCGGGCAGGAGCCCCGCCTGACGGCCAATCCGCTGGTGCCGGTCGAAACCATCACCACCTATATCGTGCAGGTCAGCTCCGGCGACGTAGCCTACGGCACCTTGGAGTACGATACCATCTTTGCCGCCGGCATCACCCTTTTCGTCCTGACCCTGGTGTTAAACAACTTGGGGTATTGGTTCCGCCAGAAATTTCGGGAGCAGTATGAGTAA
- a CDS encoding PstS family phosphate ABC transporter substrate-binding protein: protein MGSAATHLLRSGFLRGASLLLALLAGACGEVATNQKISIDGSSTVFPITEAVVEEYARQQPAARITVGISGTGGGFQKFCRREIDLTNASRPITDREGQDCETQHIAYLPLTVAFDGLVVVVHPSNTWVNNLKVSELKKLWEPAAQHRILRWNQIRPDWPAAEIHLFGAGTASGTYDYFTQAIVGRRHASRGDYTASEDDNVLVQGVSTDPLALGFFGFAYYEANRAALRLVPIDDEQPSNGAGPVTPTVETVKNNTYAPLSRPLLLYVSSVAARRPEVQAFIRFYLAQAPHLAREVGYIPLPATEYHRQQTRFDEFVAQLR from the coding sequence ATGGGATCCGCTGCAACCCATTTGCTCAGGTCTGGTTTCCTTCGGGGAGCATCCCTCCTGCTTGCACTGCTGGCTGGAGCGTGCGGCGAGGTAGCGACCAACCAAAAAATCAGCATTGACGGCTCCAGCACCGTATTTCCGATTACGGAGGCGGTAGTGGAGGAATACGCACGGCAACAGCCCGCGGCGCGAATTACCGTGGGCATATCGGGCACTGGGGGCGGCTTTCAGAAGTTCTGCCGACGGGAGATTGACCTGACCAACGCCTCGCGGCCCATCACCGACCGCGAAGGCCAGGATTGCGAAACGCAGCACATTGCTTATTTGCCCCTGACGGTGGCCTTCGATGGACTGGTCGTGGTGGTGCACCCCAGCAACACGTGGGTCAACAACCTGAAAGTAAGTGAGCTGAAGAAATTATGGGAGCCGGCGGCCCAGCACCGCATCCTGCGCTGGAACCAGATTCGGCCCGACTGGCCAGCGGCCGAAATTCATCTGTTTGGAGCTGGCACCGCCTCCGGCACCTACGACTATTTCACTCAGGCCATTGTGGGGCGGCGCCACGCCAGTCGGGGCGATTATACGGCCAGCGAAGACGACAACGTGCTGGTACAGGGCGTTTCCACCGACCCGCTGGCCCTGGGCTTTTTTGGCTTCGCCTATTATGAGGCCAACCGAGCTGCTCTGCGGCTCGTGCCCATCGACGACGAGCAGCCCAGTAACGGAGCCGGGCCGGTAACGCCCACCGTCGAAACCGTTAAAAATAATACGTATGCGCCCCTTTCTCGCCCCTTGCTGCTGTACGTGAGCAGCGTGGCCGCGCGCCGCCCCGAGGTGCAGGCCTTCATTCGCTTTTACCTGGCCCAGGCCCCGCACTTAGCGCGGGAGGTGGGCTACATTCCGCTGCCCGCCACCGAATACCACCGCCAGCAGACCCGCTTCGACGAGTTTGTAGCCCAACTCCGGTAA
- a CDS encoding pyruvate kinase: MTEQPASSLFADRNGAEIAQLLAELTTLRQDMVSGVGLAGSRLTRVHPNFLVSAHNLLHYLALRRPDLRPLQQRLAVLGLSSLGRAEAHALASVDAVLAVLHELAQPGIPHPPPPGAIAPDFTSGGLLLAEHSEAVLGPVPAARDVRIMVTLPTEAATDYPLVRDLLRQGMDCARINCAHDDRTAWQQMIDHLRQAEQEVGRTCKISMDLGGAKLRTTGLPPHRPCCGSAPCATILAACWRRSASGLPVGICRIRRRQLERCACSSPASGYSS; encoded by the coding sequence ATGACCGAACAACCCGCATCTTCGCTTTTTGCCGACCGCAATGGCGCCGAAATAGCCCAGCTGCTGGCTGAGCTGACCACCTTGCGTCAGGATATGGTAAGCGGAGTCGGGCTGGCCGGGAGCAGGCTGACGCGGGTACATCCCAATTTTCTGGTTAGCGCCCACAACCTATTGCATTATCTGGCGCTGCGCCGCCCCGATTTGCGCCCCCTGCAACAGCGGCTGGCGGTGCTGGGCCTATCATCTTTAGGGCGTGCCGAGGCCCATGCTCTGGCCAGCGTAGACGCCGTACTGGCCGTATTGCACGAGCTGGCCCAACCTGGTATACCTCATCCGCCGCCACCCGGCGCTATTGCGCCCGACTTTACGAGTGGGGGGCTTTTATTGGCAGAGCACAGTGAAGCCGTACTGGGGCCAGTGCCTGCCGCCCGCGACGTGCGCATTATGGTCACCTTGCCCACCGAAGCAGCCACTGATTATCCACTCGTGCGGGATCTGTTGCGTCAGGGTATGGACTGCGCGCGCATCAACTGCGCGCACGATGATCGGACTGCATGGCAGCAAATGATTGACCACCTGCGCCAAGCGGAGCAGGAGGTGGGCAGAACCTGCAAGATTAGTATGGACTTAGGCGGCGCAAAGCTCCGCACAACCGGCTTGCCCCCGCACCGGCCGTGCTGCGGGTCAGCCCCGTGCGCGACGATTTTGGCCGCGTGCTGGCGCCGGTCCGCCTCTGGCTTACCAGTCGGGATTTGCCGCATACGGCGCAGGCAACTGGAACGGTGCGCCTGTTCTTCCCCAGCAAGTGGCTACAGCAGTTAA